One window of Quercus robur chromosome 12, dhQueRobu3.1, whole genome shotgun sequence genomic DNA carries:
- the LOC126709424 gene encoding uncharacterized protein LOC126709424 isoform X4 has protein sequence MSRISKWKLEKTKVKVVFRLQFHATHIPQTGWDKLFISFIPADSGKATAKTTKSNVRNGTCKWADPIYETTRLLQDVKTKQYDEKLYKLVVAMGSSRSSILGEADINLADYADALKPSDVALSLNGCDSGATLHVTVQLLTSKTGFREFEQQREQRERGLETTSDQNSHYESAGRKVSSSAETLNDQMDKINARVRFKKEPKDLPSLEEEVGLNEEYADSAVGFDGSSNTSESLYAEKHEVSSIHEIDSLKSTVSGDLGGLSLSQSPQPGKGDPSDNRFLAQGTSDWVHGWSSDYSADNDLAIAYEENSRLRASLEAAESSILELKLEVSSLQSHADEIGVEAQNFSQQLAAEIASGEELANEVSFLHSECSKFKDDLEKLKNSKLNPPYTSRESIETDQGHLIQEIQLRWLKGVLLVEDKITELQTKACFGFQEEDLRFLHSDLEALLGILRDLKQGNVQTISGLNLTSVKEIKEMNLHRSELVVPRTGFDADLYEPEGLLHCLKIPSLVSNESDSVDTNVLKGKLFEVLRELNESKAERESLARKMDQMECYYEALVQELEETQRQMMGELQSLRNEHSTCIYTISSTKVEMDTMHHDMNEKLIRLAEDKHDLESHNKELERRAITAEAALKRARLNYSIAVNQLQKDLELLSFQVLSMFETNENLVRQAFADSPEPIFQGSPEMVQNRKLGSEEFVSAKLLHCQHNRTGVKKQNVGGDALLEDLKRSLCLQEGLYQKFEEEVCEMHLVNVYLDVFSKSLQESLVEVSSEFRLMKEKMEELTQQLELSTESKELLMFRLQAAMDDVHSLNDYKATCIAKCNDLALHNQILESTLQNVTHENHLLNQKITEWEALMTEYRSYEKKYEVCTAEKLVLENLLKKKTQENGNLQNDISVFQEELKEVRFEFNELTSEKENQQNTINFLQEKLWNLMASYDKKYGGMSLWSESFCQDLESKDLTGVVLQLEEFHHNALKRILQLMEENKGLLNERDLVQVSLRTAESDNLIMKQKFEHDIRAAVDKLDVSNSLLQKFQLEIEATANRLKVSSEADERYARQHTELLSDLDHMEAELQKLTSKNKDLAQEILALETVTDDLGRCKLSIAALQEEKDTLIVSLQGKNDESAKLALELSNLKGSWQSLHDELHIERSSGDKLESTVFELNSQLDEKQCQLIHFDQQKAELVCLKQMVSDLEFEKRRVGHLLLKTEECLKNVQEECSSLENQLSEMHEFSIDVAVRDIFTKTQYEAWIEDLLQQLAELHKKHLNDEAVHDRCLASEAHYNEENARLLTSLDSLKSELGASIAENRVLLDKISVITYKLEEYKNRAENVEATLKGEKGRHALEVESLEQKLVSSEEKVDNLMFAKEELEVKYKEENARLLTSLDSLKSELEASTAENRVLLDKISVITYELEEYKNRAENVEATLKGEKGQHALEVESLEQKFVNSEEKVDNLMFAKEELEVKCKEENARLLTSLDSLKSELEASTAENRVLLDKISVVTYELEEYKIRAENVEATLKGEKGWHALEVERLEHKLVDSEEKVDNLMFSKEELEVKSILLKAKVDEQHAHITLLEGYNDELIMLQKKCSELSQRLAEQVLRTEEFKNLSIHLKELKDKADAECLQVREKREPEGPPVGMQESLRIAFIKEQYETKLQELKHHLSISKKHSDEMLWKLQDAINEVENKKKSEASHLKRNEELGLRILELEAELQSALSEKRELMNACDLMKAEKECSFISLECCKEEKQELEAFLQKCNDEKSKIAEELTLMKDLLESSASHINVQKEGSGGLLNVDCTPDEPVGKLHQKNSILGIPNNGRISIDVAPRNSPTEEPFCKLSDKDNSMNCEEAEYARTIPANETDLMNVHPMQDILLSGGGNCIQSLALINQEDLLHPDTNHLALTNDHFKAQNLKNSMDHLNKELERMKHENTIFPQDDNDFLSKFPGLQRELMQLRKANEELGSIYPLYNEFSSGGNALERVLALEIELAEALQEKKKSSIHFQSSFLRQHSDEEAIFHSFRAINELIKDMLELKERYTGVETELKDMHDRYSQLSLQFAEVEGERQKLMMTLKSVRASKKAPLFNRSSSASLDDDPS, from the exons ATGTCGAGGATTTCAAAGTGGAAGCTTGAGAAGACAAAAGTAAAAGTGGTCTTCCGGCTACAATTCCACGCTACACAT ATTCCACAAACTGGATGGGATAAGCTGTTTATATCTTTCATACCTGCTGATTCTGGAAAGGCCACAGCAAAGACAACcaaatcaaatgtgagaaatgGGACATGCAAATGGGCAGATCCTATTTACGAAACTACCAGACTTCTTCAAGAcgtcaaaacaaaacaatatgaTGAGAAACTCTATAAACTTGTAGTGGCAATG GGTTCTTCACGTTCCAGCATCCTTGGGGAGGCTGACATCAACCTTGCTGATTATGCTGATGCCTTAAAGCCTTCTGATGTTGCACTGTCTCTTAATGGATGTGACTCTGGAGCTACCTTACAT GTCACTGTACAGCTGCTAACTTCTAAAACTGGCTTCAG AGAGTTTGAGCAACAGAGGGAACAGAGAGAGAGGGGTCTGGAGACAACTTCTGACCAAAATAGTCATTATGAATCTGCTGGTAGAAAAGTATCGTCTTCTGCAGAGACTCTCAACGATCAGATGGATAAG ATTAATGCAAGAGTTAGATTTAAAAAAGAACCTAAAGATCTCCCTTCACTTGAAGAAGAGGTGGGGCTGAATGAAGAGTACGCGGACTCAGCTGTTGGGTTTGATGGCTCATCCAATACTTCAGAAAGTTTATATGCTGAGAAGCATGAGGTGTCCAGCATACACGAGATTGACAGCCTTAAGAGTACAGTTTCAGGTGATCTAGGTGGACTCTCCTTAAGTCAAAGTCCTCAGCCAGGGAAAGGGGATCCTTCTGATAATAGGTTTTTGGCTCAAGGGACTAGTGACTGGGTTCATGGCTGGAGTTCTGACTATTCTGCAGATAATGACTTGGCAATTGCTTACGAAGAGAATAGTAGACTGAGAGCGAGCTTGGAAGCAGCTGAGTCTTCTATTCTTGAGCTTAAGCTGGAGGTAAGCTCTTTACAAAGTCATGCTGATGAAATAGGTGTTGAAGCGCAAAACTTTTCCCAGCAACTTGCTGCTGAGATTGCTTCAGGAGAAGAGCTGGCAAACGAAGTTTCTTTTCTACATTCAGagtgttcaaagttcaaagatgatcttgaaaagctaaaaaattccaaattaaaccCTCCATATACCAGCAGAGAATCTATTGAGACAGACCAGGGGCACTTAATTCAGGAGATACAGCTCAGATGGTTAAAGGGGGTTTTATTAGTGGAGGATAAGATAACAGAGCTTCAAACCAAGGCGTGCTTTGGATTCCAGGAAGAAGACTTAAGATTCCTGCATTCAGACTTAGAGGCATTGCTTGGTATACTGCGGGATCTAAAACAAGGAAATGTACAGACAATTTCAGGGCTCAATTTGACAAGTGTAAAGGAGATCAAAGAAATGAATTTACATAGAAGTGAGCTAGTTGTACCAAGAACTGGGTTTGATGCAGATTTGTATGAACCAGAAGGCTTGCTTCATTGTCTTAAAATTCCTAGCCTGGTGTCTAACGAATCTGATTCTGTTGATACGAATGTATTGAAGGGAAAATTGTTTGAAGTTCTAAGGGAGTTAAATGAGTCAAAAGCTGAACGGGAAAGCCTTGCTAGGAAAATGGACCAGATGGAGTGTTACTATGAAGCTCTCGTTCAGGAACTTGAGGAAACTCAAAGACAGATGATGGGAGAGTTGCAAAGTCTTAGAAATGAGCATTCTACCTGCATTTACACAATTTCATCCACTAAGGTGGAGATGGACACGATGCACCATGACATGAATGAGAAGCTAATAAGACTTGCAGAAGACAAGCATGATTTGGAATCTCACAACAAGGAGCTTGAAAGAAGAGCTATTACTGCAGAAGCAGCACTCAAGAGGGCACGCTTGAATTATTCCATTGCTGTGAACCAGTTACAGAAGGACCTTGAACTACTTTCTTTCCAGGTTCTGTCTATGTTTGAGACTAATGAGAACCTTGTCAGGCAAGCTTTTGCAGATTCTCCGGAACCAATCTTTCAAGGGAGCCCAGAGATGGTGCAGAACCGGAAATTGGGCTCGGAGGAGTTTGTTTCTGCCAAACTCTTGCATTGTCAGCATAACCGTACAGGGGTAAAGAAACAGAACGTGGGTGGAGATGCTCTTTTAGAGGACTTGAAAAGATCACTTTGCTTGCAGGAAGGGCTTTATCAAAAGTTTGAAGAAGAAGTCTGTGAAATGCATTTGGTGAATGTATACTTGGATGTTTTTTCAAAATCGTTACAGGAGAGTTTGGTTGAGGTAAGTTCTGAATTTAGACTCATGAAAGAGAAAATGGAAGAACTTACCCAGCAGCTGGAGCTTTCAACTGAGTCCAAGGAGTTATTGATGTTTAGGCTGCAGGCTGCTATGGATGATGTTCATTCCCTTAATGATTACAAGGCCACTTGCATTGCAAAATGCAATGATTTGGCACTGCACAACCAAATTTTAGAATCAACTTTACAAAATGTTACCCATGAAAATCATCTTCTCAATCAGAAGATTACTGAATGGGAAGCCTTGATGACAGAATACAGAAGTTATGAGAAAAAGTATGAGGTGTGCACTGCAGAAAAATTGGTGTTggaaaatttgttaaaaaaaaaaacccaagaaaaTGGCAATCTCCAAAATGACATTTCTGTTTTTCAGGAAGAGTTGAAAGAAGTCAGATTTGAATTTAATGAGCTGACTTCTGAGAAGGAGAATCAACAGAATACTATCAACTTTCTGCAAGAGAAGTTGTGGAATCTGATGGCATCCTATGACAAAAAGTATGGGGGAATGTCTCTCTGGAGTGAATCTTTCTGTCAGGATTTGGAGTCAAAGGACTTAACAGGTGTTGTGCTGCAATTAGAAGAGTTTCATCATAATGCACTCAAAAGGATTCTCCAACTCATGGAAGAGAATAAAGGTCTACTGAATGAAAGAGATTTGGTTCAAGTGTCCTTAAGAACAGCAGAATCAGATAATTTGATCATGAAACAGAAGTTTGAACATGATATACGGGCTGCAGTGGATAAATTAGATGTGTCGAACTCCCTTCTGCAAAAGTTTCAATTAGAAATTGAGGCTACTGCTAACAGACTCAAGGTTAGCTCTGAAGCTGATGAAAGATATGCACGGCAGCACACAGAACTTTTATCTGATCTAGATCATATGGAAGCAGAGCTGCAGAAACTTACTTCTAAAAACAAGgatcttgctcaagaaatcttgGCTTTAGAGACTGTAACTGACGACCTTGGAAGGTGTAAGTTGAGCATAGCAGCATTACAGGAAGAAAAAGATACTTTGATAGTTTCTTTACAGGGTAAAAATGATGAATCTGCCAAGCTTGCATTAGAGCTTAGTAATTTGAAAGGAAGTTGGCAATCTCTGCATGATGAGTTGCATATTGAGAGAAGTTCCGGGGATAAATTAGAGAGTACAGTCTTTGAACTTAATTCCCAATTAGATGAAAAGCAATGCCAATTGATACATTTTGATCAGCAGAAAGCTGAGCTGGTTTGTCTCAAGCAAATGGTGTCAGATCtagaatttgaaaaaagaagagtagGCCATCTTTTGTTGAAAACAGAGGAATGCCTTAAAAACGTTCAGGAAGAATGCTCTTCTCTGGAAAATCAGCTGTCTGAAATGCATGAATTTTCGATAGATGTAGCTgttagagacattttcacaaaaactcAGTATGAAGCCTGGATAGAAGATCTACTCCAGCAACTCGCTGAGCTTCACAAGAAGCATCTTAATGATGAGGCGGTACATGATCGTTGTCTTGCAAGTGAAGCCCATTACAATGAAGAGAATGCTAGATTGTTGACGAGCCTTGACTCCTTAAAGTCTGAGCTAGGAGCCTCTATTGCTGAGAACAGGGTACTACTTGATAAAATCAGCGTCATAACTTATAAGCTTGAGGAATACAAGAATAGGGCTGAAAATGTGGAGGCCACTTTGAAAGGGGAGAAAGGTCGGCATGCTCTTGAGGTTGAAAGTCTGGAGCAGAAGTTAGTGAGTTCTGAAGAAAAGGTTGATAAC CTGATGTTCGCCAAGGAGGAACTAGAAGTCAAATACAAAGAAGAGAATGCTAGATTGTTGACAAGCCTTGACTCGTTAAAGTCTGAGCTAGAAGCCTCTACTGCTGAGAACAGGGTACTACTTGATAAAATCAGCGTCATAACTTATGAGCTTGAGGAATACAAGAACAGGGCTGAAAATGTGGAGGCCACTTTGAAAGGGGAGAAAGGTCAGCATGCTCTTGAGGTTGAAAGTCTGGAGCAGAAGTTCGTGAATTCTGAAGAAAAGGTTGATAACCTGATGTTCGCCAAGGAGGAACTAGAAGTCAAATGCAAAGAAGAGAATGCTAGATTGTTGACAAGCCTTGACTCCTTAAAGTCTGAGCTGGAAGCTTCTACTGCTGAGAACAGGGTACTTCTTGATAAAATCAGTGTTGTAACTTATGAGCTTGAGGAATACAAGATTAGGGCTGAAAATGTGGAGGCCACGTTGAAAGGGGAGAAAGGTTGGCATGCTCTTGAGGTTGAAAGACTGGAGCACAAGTTAGTGGATTCTGAAGAAAAGGTTGATAACCTGATGTTCTCCAAGGAGGAACTAGAAGTCAAATCTATTTTACTTAAGGCCAAGGTAGATGAACAGCATGCTCATATAACCTTGCTGGAAGGATATAATGATGAACTGATAATGCTGCAGAAGAAATGTAGTGAGCTTAGCCAGAGGCTTGCCGAACAGGTTTTGAGGACAGAAGAGTTTAAGAACTTGTCCATCCATTTGAAAGAGCTTAAAGACAAGGCTGATGCTGAGTGTCTCCAGGTTCGTGAGAAAAGAGAACCTGAAGGACCACCAGTTGGTATGCAAGAGTCATTGAGAATTGCATTTATCAAAGAACAGTATGAGACCAAGCTGCAAGAATTGAAACACCACCTTTCTATCTCCAAAAAACATAGTGATGAAATGCTGTGGAAATTACAAGACGCAATCAATGAAGTTGAGAATAAGAAGAAATCTGAGGCTTCTcacttaaaaagaaatgaagagCTGGGATTAAGGATCTTGGAATTGGAAGCTGAGTTGCAGTCTGCACTTTCTGAAAAGCGTGAACTAATGAACGCCTGTGACCTGATGAAGGCTGAAAAGGAGTGCTCATTTATAAGCCTTGAATGCTGTAAGGAAGAAAAGCAAGAGCTTGAAGCGTTTTTGCAAAAATGCAATgatgaaaaatctaaaattgcAGAAGAGCTTACCTTGATGAAAGATTTACTAGAAAGTTCTGCATCCCATATTAATGTTCAGAAGGAAGGCTCTGGTGGATTACTCAATGTGGATTGCACGCCTGATGAGCCAGTTGGAAAGCTTCACCAGAAAAATTCGATTTTGGGCATTCCAAACAATGGAAGAATAAGTATAGATGTGGCTCCCAGGAATAGTCCAACTGAGGAACCGTTTTGTAAGCTCTCAGACAAAGATAATTCAATGAATTGTGAGGAAGCAGAATATGCACGTACAATTCCAGCTAATGAAACTGACCTCATGAATGTGCACCCGATGCAg GATATTCTTCTATCTGGGGGTGGAAATTGTATTCAAAGTCTTGCACTTATAAATCAAGAAGACTTGCTGCATCCTGACACAAATCATTTGGCTCTTACCAATGATCACTTTAAagctcagaatctgaagaataGCATGGACCACTTGAATAAGGAG TTGGAAAGAATGAAACATGAGAATACAATTTTTCCCCAAGATGATAAtgattttttgtcaaaatttccAGGTTTACAAAGAGAACTAATGCAATTACGTAAG